From the Pseudoalteromonas tunicata genome, one window contains:
- the flgG gene encoding flagellar basal-body rod protein FlgG yields the protein MHPALWISKTGLDAQQTDISVISNNLANASTVGYKKSRAVFEDLLYQNINQPGGRSSQDTEMPSGLMLGAGTKVVATQKNFSQGNMITTDNSMDWMIQGQGFFEVLLPDGSLAYSRAGQFTTDGDGRVVTSGAGFPVQPEMNVPNDAQSLTISQDGEVSVRVRGQADNVVIGQLTISDFINPSGLEPMGQNLFTETAVSGAPIQGNPGADGLGVIVQGALETSNVNTTEELVNLIETQRIYEMNSKVISSVDQMLNFINQQL from the coding sequence ATGCATCCGGCATTGTGGATTAGTAAAACCGGGCTTGACGCCCAACAAACTGATATTTCGGTTATTTCAAATAACTTAGCGAATGCGAGTACTGTTGGCTATAAAAAGAGCCGCGCAGTATTTGAAGATTTGCTTTATCAAAATATTAATCAACCAGGTGGTCGCTCGTCACAAGACACCGAAATGCCTTCCGGGTTAATGCTCGGTGCGGGTACTAAAGTAGTCGCCACGCAAAAAAACTTTTCTCAAGGCAATATGATCACCACAGATAACTCGATGGATTGGATGATCCAAGGTCAAGGTTTTTTTGAGGTGTTATTACCCGACGGTAGTTTAGCGTATTCACGTGCTGGCCAATTTACTACTGATGGTGATGGCCGAGTGGTGACATCGGGTGCTGGTTTTCCTGTACAGCCTGAAATGAATGTTCCTAATGATGCGCAGTCACTTACTATTTCACAAGACGGTGAAGTATCGGTGCGTGTTCGTGGTCAGGCCGATAACGTGGTCATTGGACAGCTCACGATTTCGGATTTTATTAATCCATCAGGTCTTGAGCCGATGGGGCAAAATTTATTTACCGAAACAGCGGTAAGTGGTGCGCCCATTCAGGGTAACCCCGGTGCCGATGGCTTAGGTGTCATTGTACAAGGTGCGCTTGAAACATCGAATGTAAATACCACCGAAGAATTAGTGAACTTGATTGAAACCCAACGTATTTATGAAATGAACTCAAAAGTAATTTCATCAGTTGATCAGATGTTGAACTTCATTAATCAACAACTTTAA
- a CDS encoding flagellar hook assembly protein FlgD, whose translation MFNPINGSQSSSFVDSLRSTKDEKIQTAEEANELSQSDFFTLMTKQLSMQDPMNPTDNEAMMAQMTNMSIAEGVSNMATKFDQFAVSMTSNQALQASSLVGRNVLIDTHYVQNTPGEPITGRIPLEGPASDIKVRIEDERGIVVGEIPLPASNGGNIEFAWDGKDSQGNVVPEGMYKIRAVGLMQNVPDENGVLKARHVELSVQARSRVDSVSMGQNGTGLVLNFNGLGSVKFQDVLEVS comes from the coding sequence ATGTTTAATCCTATCAATGGGTCACAAAGTAGTAGTTTTGTCGATAGTTTAAGAAGCACTAAAGACGAGAAAATTCAAACAGCTGAAGAGGCGAATGAACTTTCACAATCGGATTTTTTTACGCTGATGACAAAACAACTATCAATGCAAGATCCGATGAACCCAACAGACAATGAAGCCATGATGGCGCAAATGACCAATATGTCTATTGCTGAAGGTGTCAGCAATATGGCCACTAAGTTTGATCAATTTGCCGTTTCTATGACTTCAAACCAAGCGTTACAGGCATCGAGTTTAGTTGGTCGTAACGTCTTAATAGATACGCATTATGTGCAAAATACCCCAGGTGAACCAATTACAGGCCGTATTCCTTTAGAAGGACCAGCCTCAGATATCAAAGTCCGTATTGAAGATGAGCGTGGCATTGTGGTGGGTGAAATTCCGTTACCTGCTTCAAATGGTGGCAATATTGAGTTTGCTTGGGATGGTAAGGATTCTCAGGGAAATGTTGTTCCTGAAGGAATGTATAAAATTCGTGCGGTAGGTTTAATGCAAAACGTACCAGACGAAAACGGTGTATTAAAAGCCAGACATGTTGAACTATCGGTACAAGCACGCTCTCGAGTTGACAGTGTGAGTATGGGACAAAATGGTACAGGCTTAGTCCTCAATTTTAATGGCCTTGGCAGTGTTAAATTCCAAGACGTTTTAGAAGTAAGTTAA
- the flgE gene encoding flagellar hook protein FlgE, producing MSFNIALSGLKAAQKDLDVTANNIANVNTYGFKESRAEFADVFSTSLFSNAKTQNGEGVLTQVVAQQFHQGSLLFTSNALDMAINGNGFFVTTDSPLSRDFTYTRSGAFKLDADNRLVTAGGDFLQGLPVNEDGSVKSVSLSTTAPIQIPDSAGSPSATGAVDMSFNLDSNAKALDPYKFNPLDTTTYTASTSTVIYDSLGNSRIASFYYVKVADPTTTNAAATVPGSGFDALPADPNDATNANSWVMFSTVTDDAGVQKKVDLGNDLLSGGAPDARTFSTGDPVGDPTSHTGMLLQFDSSGSPVASTFPVPKTEPLGTPLNVTITPPPTAPYDGASVVTNGANPDQQFNINMSNLTQFSSAFEITALSQDGQTVGRLTGISIGGDGLIEAKYSNGDAQAISKVALARFPNEQGLTQIGNTSWTPSRESGEALAGEPDSGTFGSIRSGTLEQANVNLTGELVDLIAAQRNFQANSRALEVNNQISQNILQIR from the coding sequence ATGTCATTCAATATCGCATTAAGTGGCTTAAAAGCTGCGCAAAAAGATCTTGATGTAACCGCAAATAATATTGCGAACGTCAATACTTATGGTTTTAAGGAATCAAGAGCAGAGTTTGCGGATGTATTCTCGACCTCCTTATTTTCAAATGCTAAAACGCAAAATGGTGAAGGTGTTTTAACTCAGGTTGTAGCACAACAATTTCATCAAGGCAGTTTACTCTTTACCTCTAACGCTTTAGATATGGCAATTAACGGTAATGGTTTTTTTGTCACCACAGATAGTCCACTGAGTCGTGATTTTACCTATACTCGAAGTGGTGCATTTAAACTCGATGCTGATAATCGCTTAGTGACCGCAGGTGGTGATTTTTTACAAGGTTTACCTGTAAATGAAGATGGCTCGGTTAAATCGGTTAGTTTAAGTACAACGGCACCAATTCAAATTCCAGATAGTGCAGGTTCACCATCGGCAACTGGTGCGGTGGATATGAGCTTTAATTTAGACTCCAATGCTAAAGCGTTAGATCCTTATAAATTTAATCCACTTGATACCACAACATACACAGCATCAACTTCAACGGTTATTTATGATTCGTTAGGTAATAGCCGTATTGCTTCATTTTATTATGTCAAAGTGGCCGATCCTACCACGACTAATGCGGCTGCGACGGTACCAGGCTCTGGTTTTGATGCGTTACCAGCCGATCCGAATGACGCAACAAATGCTAATTCATGGGTGATGTTTTCGACAGTAACCGATGATGCTGGAGTGCAGAAAAAGGTTGATCTAGGTAACGATCTATTATCTGGTGGTGCGCCTGATGCTCGGACATTCTCAACCGGCGATCCGGTGGGCGATCCAACGTCTCATACCGGCATGTTATTACAGTTTGATTCATCGGGTTCTCCCGTTGCTTCAACTTTTCCGGTGCCAAAAACAGAGCCGCTAGGTACGCCGCTTAACGTAACTATTACACCGCCACCAACAGCCCCATATGATGGCGCAAGTGTGGTAACAAACGGCGCGAATCCGGATCAACAATTTAATATCAATATGAGTAATTTAACGCAGTTCTCATCAGCGTTTGAAATTACTGCGCTTAGTCAAGATGGCCAAACCGTTGGTCGTTTAACGGGGATTTCAATTGGTGGTGATGGTTTAATTGAAGCTAAATATTCAAATGGTGATGCACAAGCAATTAGTAAAGTAGCTTTAGCGCGTTTTCCTAATGAGCAAGGTTTAACCCAAATCGGAAATACCTCTTGGACCCCGAGTCGTGAATCGGGTGAAGCGTTAGCGGGTGAGCCAGACTCAGGTACATTTGGTTCAATTCGTTCAGGTACGCTCGAGCAAGCGAACGTCAACTTAACCGGTGAGCTGGTTGACTTAATTGCTGCGCAGCGTAATTTCCAAGCCAACTCTCGTGCGCTTGAAGTAAATAACCAAATATCACAAAACATCCTGCAGATCCGATAA
- a CDS encoding flagellar basal body P-ring protein FlgI — MKNFLCSIALFLLLFSTASVAERIKDVSMVEGVRDNQLVGYGLVVGLPGTGEQSRFTEQTFKAMLSGFGIALPDNLKPKIKNVAAVAVHAKLPPFIKPGQTIDVTVSSIGSAGSLRGGTLLQTFLKGIDGNVYAIAQGSLIVSGLGAEGGDGSRILVNTPTVGRVPNGATVERAVPNPFSQGDFITFNLHRPDFTTAKRLAETINNLVGPNSASAQDAASVRVIAPRDVSQRVAYLSTLENLEFKPADTSAKILVNSRTGTIVIGKDVKLQPAAITHGGLTVTIAENQDVSQPNPLATGDTTVTTQSIIDVSRDDSRAFVFNPGVSLDDLVRAINEVGAAPGDLMAILEALKEAGAISGQLIVI, encoded by the coding sequence ATGAAAAATTTTCTATGCTCAATCGCGCTATTTTTATTACTCTTTAGCACCGCGAGTGTTGCTGAGCGCATCAAAGATGTTTCAATGGTTGAAGGGGTGCGAGACAATCAATTGGTCGGTTATGGTTTAGTGGTAGGTTTGCCTGGTACCGGTGAGCAAAGCCGATTTACCGAACAAACCTTTAAAGCTATGTTAAGTGGTTTTGGTATTGCATTACCTGATAATTTAAAACCTAAAATTAAAAATGTTGCAGCCGTCGCGGTGCATGCAAAATTACCCCCTTTTATAAAACCTGGGCAAACAATAGATGTCACAGTGTCATCTATCGGCAGTGCGGGCAGTTTACGTGGCGGTACATTGTTACAAACTTTTTTAAAAGGGATTGATGGTAATGTCTATGCGATTGCTCAAGGTAGTCTTATTGTCAGTGGTTTAGGAGCTGAAGGTGGAGATGGCAGTCGAATTTTAGTTAATACGCCAACCGTTGGTAGAGTGCCAAATGGTGCAACTGTTGAGCGAGCTGTGCCAAACCCGTTCTCACAAGGTGATTTTATTACTTTCAATTTGCATCGCCCAGATTTTACCACTGCAAAACGATTAGCCGAAACCATCAATAATTTGGTTGGCCCTAATTCAGCTAGTGCACAAGATGCAGCATCGGTTCGGGTTATTGCACCTAGGGATGTATCGCAGCGAGTTGCGTATTTATCAACCCTTGAAAATCTTGAGTTTAAACCGGCAGATACGTCAGCCAAAATTTTAGTTAACTCACGAACTGGCACTATTGTGATTGGTAAAGATGTTAAATTACAACCCGCTGCGATTACTCATGGTGGTTTAACGGTCACAATTGCAGAAAACCAAGATGTCTCTCAACCAAACCCTCTTGCAACGGGCGATACGACGGTCACAACACAAAGCATTATAGATGTTTCTCGAGATGACTCGCGGGCCTTTGTATTTAATCCTGGAGTCAGTTTAGATGATTTGGTGCGAGCAATTAATGAAGTTGGCGCGGCGCCGGGGGATTTAATGGCTATTTTAGAGGCACTTAAAGAAGCTGGGGCAATAAGTGGCCAGTTGATTGTCATTTAG
- the flgJ gene encoding flagellar assembly peptidoglycan hydrolase FlgJ: MNEINHASPSSYFDLNSLNDLRHDAKSGQGNEKEALRKAAQHFESIFMNMLLKSMRKANEAFESDSPFNSESTKFYQDMHDQQLTMELSSNGSLGLADLIVEQLSPDYKNYRPASTLRADATLNNPVASLAEGESIKRTTNTALPTWINQQFLAAQKAQAKLDEQTSEVSAASNSARPEFDSQESFIESLWHKAKSAAEKLNLNPAVMIAQAALETGWGKHIINTPNGESSNNLFNIKAGGNWQGDSVKKVTLEYEDGIAVKKNAAFRAYQNIEESFDDFVNFLSSGGRYQEALKESNNMERFLHKLQEAGYATDPNYAKKIIGILNSDGLQQGVKRMLSNEVAKFTE, translated from the coding sequence ATGAATGAAATAAATCACGCTTCGCCCAGTAGTTATTTTGACCTCAATAGTCTTAATGATCTGCGACATGACGCTAAAAGTGGTCAAGGAAATGAAAAAGAAGCACTGCGAAAAGCGGCGCAACATTTTGAATCTATTTTCATGAATATGCTGCTCAAAAGTATGCGTAAAGCCAATGAGGCGTTTGAATCAGACAGCCCTTTTAATAGTGAATCGACCAAATTCTACCAAGACATGCACGATCAACAGCTAACGATGGAGCTTTCTTCTAATGGCTCGTTAGGGTTAGCGGATTTAATTGTTGAGCAATTAAGCCCAGATTATAAGAATTATCGCCCAGCATCTACTTTGCGCGCTGATGCCACATTGAATAATCCTGTTGCGTCGTTAGCTGAAGGTGAATCAATCAAACGTACCACGAATACGGCACTACCGACTTGGATTAATCAGCAATTTTTAGCAGCGCAAAAAGCGCAAGCAAAACTTGATGAGCAAACGAGTGAAGTCAGCGCTGCGAGTAATTCAGCTCGTCCCGAGTTTGACTCCCAAGAATCGTTTATCGAATCGCTGTGGCATAAGGCTAAATCGGCTGCTGAAAAACTCAATCTTAATCCTGCGGTAATGATTGCACAGGCAGCGCTCGAAACTGGCTGGGGTAAACATATTATCAATACGCCAAATGGTGAATCGAGTAACAACCTTTTTAACATCAAAGCCGGTGGCAACTGGCAAGGTGACTCTGTAAAAAAAGTAACGTTGGAGTATGAGGACGGCATTGCGGTGAAGAAAAATGCCGCATTTCGCGCTTATCAAAATATCGAAGAAAGCTTTGATGACTTTGTTAATTTTTTATCGTCAGGAGGCCGTTATCAAGAGGCATTAAAAGAATCTAATAACATGGAGCGCTTTTTGCATAAGTTACAAGAAGCAGGTTACGCCACAGACCCAAATTACGCGAAGAAAATCATCGGGATCCTAAATAGTGATGGTTTACAGCAGGGGGTGAAGCGAATGTTAAGTAACGAAGTAGCAAAGTTTACGGAGTAA
- the flgK gene encoding flagellar hook-associated protein FlgK codes for MSFGILGTGVSGLAAAQKGLDTTGHNIANVNTTGYNRQTVEQISTVGIPFGGVFLGNGTQVSSISRAFNEFSYTEVIYNKSQFNYNNTQTTNASRLDNFLANTDTGITKSIEESFNAINGITEDPTIISARNVFLSSAESTAKRFNNMFSEVEQQHLGNINQEIKTTVAAINEITARIGQLNGEIAVANSVAENGFPANDLLDKRDLLVSQLSEKVQVNIIDLPDGTINLTVGTGLTLVAGTFAVPLSVERNEFDSNKLEVGIAPTPGAPNKAIVTNQLDGGSLGGLFKIREELLLPAIRDMGKIAIAYADAFNRQQSLGRDLNGDEGTNLFKDINDPQVALTRTLNSKQNPTASDFSVNITNASLLTGEEYLMEVDQTGNLVVSDKDKNVLATYTPADIAAMSPPTNDRLEIPDTGLNINIAKNNLAVGDRFLIRATYSGSREIERTLEDPNLVAAAGNALDVSAPTNPNNVELSLYEITDTSNANFPNQANFPPPLDPQIRVVVDATGTQYSIQDSAGNPLAAPAGGPFNIPSDQVIDLPGMRLELKGQLAGNEVFNITNQGGTAPFDEKKFGPGDNSNALIMLEYQNKKTLDGGTNTFSESYAELVTFVGVKTQSGKINADSFAVLLAGAEQRMAAISGVNLDEEAANLIRYQQAYSAAARIISIANETFDSLLQAVR; via the coding sequence ATGAGTTTTGGGATTCTTGGAACGGGTGTTTCTGGCTTAGCGGCCGCACAAAAAGGGCTCGATACCACGGGCCATAATATTGCCAACGTGAATACCACTGGTTATAACCGCCAAACGGTAGAACAAATATCGACCGTTGGTATTCCATTTGGTGGCGTATTTCTTGGTAATGGTACTCAAGTTTCTTCCATTTCTCGGGCTTTTAATGAGTTTTCGTATACTGAAGTAATTTATAACAAAAGCCAATTTAACTATAACAATACCCAAACAACGAATGCCAGCCGACTCGATAATTTTTTAGCCAATACTGACACAGGGATCACTAAAAGCATTGAAGAGTCATTTAATGCCATCAACGGTATTACAGAAGACCCAACTATTATTTCTGCGCGAAATGTGTTTTTAAGTTCAGCTGAGTCTACGGCTAAACGGTTTAACAACATGTTTAGTGAAGTAGAGCAGCAGCATTTAGGTAATATTAATCAAGAAATTAAAACCACTGTTGCCGCAATTAACGAAATCACAGCTCGAATTGGCCAGTTAAATGGGGAAATAGCGGTTGCTAATTCGGTCGCTGAAAATGGTTTTCCTGCCAATGATTTACTCGATAAACGCGATTTATTGGTTAGTCAGCTCAGTGAGAAAGTACAGGTAAACATTATCGATTTACCTGATGGCACCATTAATTTAACTGTTGGCACCGGTTTAACGCTAGTGGCGGGCACATTTGCGGTGCCGCTATCGGTTGAACGTAATGAATTTGATAGCAACAAACTTGAAGTAGGCATAGCTCCAACGCCTGGCGCACCGAATAAAGCCATTGTTACCAACCAACTTGATGGTGGTTCACTTGGCGGCTTATTTAAAATTCGTGAAGAGTTATTACTACCTGCTATTCGTGACATGGGCAAAATTGCCATAGCTTACGCTGATGCATTTAATCGTCAGCAATCACTTGGTCGTGATTTAAATGGCGATGAGGGAACTAATTTATTTAAAGATATTAATGACCCTCAAGTTGCGCTTACTCGAACGCTTAATTCAAAACAAAATCCAACAGCCAGTGATTTTTCAGTCAATATCACCAATGCCTCTTTGCTTACTGGCGAGGAATATTTGATGGAGGTTGATCAAACCGGTAATTTGGTTGTTTCTGACAAAGACAAAAATGTATTAGCAACTTATACCCCAGCTGATATTGCCGCGATGTCTCCACCGACCAATGATAGGTTAGAAATTCCAGATACTGGTTTAAATATTAACATAGCTAAAAATAATTTAGCTGTGGGAGATCGTTTTTTAATTCGTGCAACATATTCGGGTTCACGTGAAATAGAACGTACCTTAGAAGACCCTAATTTAGTCGCTGCAGCGGGCAATGCTCTTGATGTCAGTGCGCCAACTAATCCAAATAATGTTGAATTATCCTTGTATGAAATTACAGATACAAGCAATGCCAACTTTCCAAACCAAGCTAATTTTCCACCTCCTCTGGACCCTCAAATTAGAGTTGTGGTTGATGCTACAGGCACACAATACAGCATTCAAGATTCTGCTGGCAATCCATTAGCTGCACCAGCTGGTGGCCCGTTTAATATTCCTTCAGATCAAGTCATTGATTTGCCAGGTATGCGCCTAGAACTCAAAGGGCAGCTGGCAGGTAATGAAGTTTTTAATATCACTAATCAAGGTGGCACTGCGCCATTTGACGAGAAAAAATTTGGCCCAGGTGATAACTCTAATGCATTGATAATGCTCGAGTATCAGAATAAAAAAACCTTAGATGGTGGCACCAATACTTTCTCTGAGTCTTATGCCGAATTGGTTACTTTTGTTGGGGTTAAAACCCAGAGTGGGAAAATAAATGCCGACTCATTTGCTGTATTACTCGCGGGTGCTGAGCAGCGTATGGCGGCGATTTCAGGCGTTAATCTTGATGAAGAGGCGGCAAATTTGATCCGATACCAACAAGCTTATTCTGCCGCAGCGCGGATCATCTCGATTGCCAATGAAACATTTGACAGCTTGCTGCAAGCCGTACGATAG
- the flgC gene encoding flagellar basal body rod protein FlgC: protein MSLFNVFDISATGMSAQSVRLNTTASNMSNANSVSSSIDQTYRARHPVFAAELTKAAASQQGESVGVKVLGIVESDKPLQIEFNPTHPMADKDGFIYKSNVNVVEEMANMISASRAYQTNVQLADAAKSMLSKTIMLGQR from the coding sequence ATGAGTTTATTTAACGTATTTGATATATCAGCAACGGGAATGAGTGCACAGTCGGTGCGCTTAAATACCACGGCAAGTAATATGTCTAATGCTAATAGTGTGAGCTCTAGTATTGATCAAACCTATCGAGCAAGACATCCAGTTTTTGCCGCTGAGTTGACAAAAGCTGCCGCTTCCCAACAAGGGGAATCTGTGGGAGTGAAAGTACTAGGCATTGTTGAAAGTGATAAGCCACTTCAAATTGAATTTAATCCAACTCACCCAATGGCAGATAAAGATGGTTTTATTTACAAATCTAATGTCAATGTGGTTGAGGAAATGGCGAATATGATTTCGGCCTCTCGAGCATATCAAACGAACGTACAATTAGCTGATGCGGCAAAAAGTATGTTAAGTAAAACAATAATGCTTGGTCAACGCTAA
- a CDS encoding flagellar basal body rod protein FlgF, translating to MDKLLYISMSGAKQNLLGVAVNANNLANAKTVGFKSDFEQARSMQAFGEGLPTRVFAMEERPGSKMAMGALSTTGRNLDVAVSGGGWLVVQDQNGEEAFTRGGNLQITSTGQLLTAKGEAVIGEGGPIILPVPLEKVQISTDGTIQVRPQGAPASFLEDVERLKVVVPQNQNLLEKGLDGLFRPKDKSTFKDQCDFCDTNLEVQVISGALEMSNVNPVDEMVGMIAHQRQFELQVKMMKTAEKMDESQASLLRII from the coding sequence ATGGATAAATTGCTTTATATCTCCATGAGCGGCGCAAAACAAAATTTACTCGGAGTTGCGGTCAATGCCAATAATTTGGCTAACGCAAAAACCGTTGGATTTAAGTCTGATTTTGAGCAAGCCCGTTCGATGCAAGCATTTGGCGAAGGCTTACCAACGCGCGTTTTTGCAATGGAAGAGCGACCTGGTTCTAAAATGGCAATGGGCGCTTTATCAACCACAGGGCGCAATCTTGATGTTGCTGTCAGTGGCGGCGGATGGTTGGTCGTTCAAGATCAAAACGGTGAAGAAGCCTTTACTCGTGGTGGCAATTTACAGATCACCAGCACAGGGCAATTACTCACCGCTAAAGGCGAAGCTGTGATTGGCGAAGGTGGTCCGATTATCCTGCCGGTGCCGCTTGAAAAAGTTCAAATCAGCACCGATGGCACTATTCAAGTCCGGCCACAAGGCGCGCCTGCTAGCTTTTTAGAAGATGTGGAGCGCTTAAAAGTTGTCGTACCACAAAATCAAAATTTACTCGAAAAAGGCTTAGATGGTCTGTTTCGTCCAAAAGATAAATCGACCTTTAAAGATCAATGTGACTTTTGTGACACCAATTTAGAAGTGCAGGTAATAAGTGGCGCGTTAGAAATGTCGAATGTTAACCCAGTTGATGAAATGGTTGGCATGATAGCGCATCAGCGCCAGTTCGAATTACAAGTCAAGATGATGAAAACAGCAGAGAAGATGGACGAAAGTCAGGCTTCTTTATTACGAATTATTTAG
- the flgH gene encoding flagellar basal body L-ring protein FlgH — MKNTLISLCAIFLSVGCVSTGNRNVIVDDPYFTPIPAEAETEPMVQTGSLFDAYNSNDLYSDKKAVRVGDIITVMLNESTQASKSAKTESGKATDIALNPLVGLGGKNVNIGGQSIELGLKSDSSYKGDAKSNQSNSLSGNISVNVMRVLPNGNLMIRGEKWLTLNTGEEFIRLEGVVRASDVAADNTVESNRIANARIQYSGKGDLQDAQSSGWLSRFFMSALFPF, encoded by the coding sequence ATGAAAAATACTCTAATTAGTTTGTGTGCTATTTTTCTCTCAGTTGGCTGTGTGTCGACTGGCAATCGCAATGTTATTGTCGATGATCCTTATTTTACCCCTATTCCAGCAGAAGCTGAAACAGAACCTATGGTGCAAACCGGTTCCTTATTTGATGCTTATAATTCAAACGATTTATACAGCGATAAAAAAGCGGTTCGTGTTGGCGATATCATTACCGTCATGCTTAATGAGTCAACTCAAGCATCTAAAAGTGCCAAAACCGAAAGCGGCAAAGCGACTGATATTGCTTTAAACCCACTCGTTGGCCTTGGTGGCAAAAACGTTAATATTGGTGGTCAAAGTATTGAGTTGGGGCTCAAGTCCGATTCCTCATACAAAGGGGATGCAAAGTCCAATCAATCTAACAGCTTAAGCGGTAATATTTCAGTTAATGTGATGCGTGTTTTACCCAATGGTAATTTAATGATCCGAGGCGAAAAGTGGCTCACGCTAAATACGGGTGAAGAGTTTATTCGTTTAGAGGGGGTTGTTCGTGCATCTGATGTTGCTGCCGATAATACTGTGGAATCAAATCGTATCGCGAATGCCCGTATTCAGTATTCTGGTAAAGGGGATCTTCAAGATGCTCAAAGCAGTGGTTGGTTGTCGCGCTTTTTTATGAGTGCATTATTTCCTTTTTAA
- the flgL gene encoding flagellar hook-associated protein FlgL has translation MRIGTANFYQRSLASLQSRQVSLDRAQEELSSGKKVIRPSDDPVASNSIIKLKKELDVSSRYLDAQSTANRYNREAETSLTSMNNILLRLQESLSGAINGALDNDGLIAYREQIASRYEEYEGIVNQKNANGDYMFSGFQTRTKPYQSDSFGYFDYQGDSGQRQVLIAPSFDVAVTEPGNSFASNVASKFSHYRPASAAASGAQVSLGFVTDGAEYRAPTAPANTYQIQFSGAVPPQADTWQVVDVSLPAPNVVNGPYGYSPGDEIEFQGISVKTDVNNPPQAGDVFDMQPDKKADETSVLWMFQQAIDAMSITGTGYTAKPLAASTVSIAGGNIKFPDEHKFADFEVVFPSAGQVEVREVDRSTTPPTVLATPVSAQAYNPAGTLLEFNGIEITVAGAAGNQTTIPPAPAPNFPETIRLDRPENNRRADVLGALLEEVTNAQTNIDNTRSQIGARMNSISNEGDAQLLFKEATKITLADLEEIDVYEAVTNLENSRVGLQAAQQAFARVQNLSLFDYI, from the coding sequence ATGAGAATTGGTACCGCAAACTTTTATCAGCGTTCTTTAGCGAGTTTACAATCGCGTCAAGTAAGCTTAGATCGCGCTCAAGAAGAACTTTCGTCAGGTAAAAAAGTAATTCGTCCATCTGACGATCCGGTTGCGTCAAATAGCATTATTAAGCTTAAAAAAGAGCTTGATGTTTCAAGCCGTTACCTAGATGCACAATCGACCGCCAATCGTTACAACCGTGAAGCTGAAACTTCTTTAACATCAATGAATAACATTTTATTGCGTCTACAAGAAAGCTTAAGTGGCGCAATTAATGGTGCGCTCGATAACGATGGATTAATTGCTTATCGTGAACAAATTGCATCACGTTATGAAGAATATGAAGGGATTGTAAATCAGAAAAATGCTAACGGTGATTATATGTTTTCTGGTTTTCAAACTCGTACTAAACCTTATCAATCTGATTCTTTTGGATATTTTGATTATCAAGGTGATAGCGGTCAGCGCCAAGTATTGATTGCGCCAAGTTTTGATGTTGCGGTTACTGAGCCTGGTAATTCATTTGCTTCGAATGTTGCGTCAAAATTTAGTCATTATCGACCAGCTAGCGCAGCAGCAAGTGGTGCACAAGTTTCTCTTGGTTTTGTAACTGATGGCGCAGAATATCGCGCGCCAACAGCACCGGCTAATACATATCAAATTCAGTTTTCAGGTGCGGTGCCGCCGCAAGCAGATACATGGCAAGTTGTTGATGTATCGCTGCCTGCGCCAAATGTTGTAAATGGTCCATATGGTTACAGCCCTGGGGATGAAATTGAGTTTCAGGGTATTTCGGTCAAAACCGATGTCAACAATCCACCTCAAGCAGGTGATGTTTTTGATATGCAGCCAGATAAAAAAGCGGATGAAACCAGTGTACTTTGGATGTTTCAGCAAGCCATTGATGCAATGTCTATTACTGGTACAGGTTATACGGCAAAACCCCTTGCCGCCTCTACGGTAAGTATTGCCGGAGGAAATATTAAGTTTCCGGATGAACATAAGTTTGCTGATTTTGAAGTGGTCTTTCCATCGGCTGGACAAGTGGAAGTGCGAGAAGTTGACCGCAGTACCACTCCGCCAACGGTGCTTGCCACGCCAGTTTCTGCACAAGCTTATAACCCTGCTGGGACGCTGCTTGAATTTAATGGGATTGAAATCACAGTGGCTGGTGCTGCTGGTAATCAAACCACAATTCCGCCTGCGCCAGCACCAAACTTTCCTGAAACAATTCGCCTAGATCGCCCTGAGAATAACCGCCGTGCGGACGTACTCGGCGCCTTACTCGAAGAAGTCACCAACGCTCAAACCAACATTGATAATACGCGCTCACAAATTGGCGCGCGGATGAATTCGATTAGTAATGAAGGTGATGCTCAGTTGCTATTTAAAGAAGC